Proteins encoded by one window of Arachis ipaensis cultivar K30076 chromosome B04, Araip1.1, whole genome shotgun sequence:
- the LOC107635843 gene encoding probable LRR receptor-like serine/threonine-protein kinase At2g16250: MKVKKLKSSSVFSATVVFSVMSLFFFVEFSSALSSSTEKLSSRTEWLSLLQLRSSLGIRAKNWPRKTEPCRNWTGIHCKTGSVIGINISGFRRTHKASLHPSFSVDALANFTRLASFNASGFVLNGSIPEWFGDKSNNNYLGALQVLDLSSCSITGSIPESIGGLILLKSVLLSGNSLTGRMPSGLGMLSNLSVLDLSGNELSGSIPDSLFSLGNLTSLNLSSNYLSGNVPNQLSNLSGLETLDLSNNALTGNVPSVLFSRLSKLRVLNLSGNFIDGDLPDTLWSLPSLRFVDVSNNNLTGPLPKFFGSNTSSTDATFNLSNNLFFGTLNISAKKFRMIDLSGNYLEGEVQGVSLSNVSLARNCLEDVPNQRDVSVCRVFYEKRNLPFPSNSTMEKSSRKKLIFILVGVFGGLGFILLLALVLILFLKLCGNHKSLEVQRGTESGGPVPVGESPVPPKDLAFHIAVGESFTYEQILKLTGNFAEENVIKHGHSGDLFWGVMENGATVVIKKVDLSLFKRESYVVELELLSKVSHARLIPILGHCLENDNEKCIVYKYMPNGDLASSLQRVTDADGKSKSLDWITRLKIATGAAEGLAYLHDCSPPLAHRDVQASSILLDDKFEVRLGSLSEVTTQGDVHPGVMNRLFSKPSSSNQPNFGTSSVTWAGDVYGFGKILLELFYKDPKGGLEV, encoded by the exons ATGAAGGTGAAGAAGTTAAAGAGTTCCTCTGTTTTTTCAGCTACAGTAGTTTTTAGCGTTATGTCCCTGTTCTTCTTCGTTGAGTTCAGTTCTGCTTTGAGTTCAAGCACTGAAAAGTTGAGTTCAAGAACCGAATGGTTATCGTTGCTTCAACTTCGATCTTCATTGGGTATAAGAGCAAAAAACTGGCCAAGAAAAACCGAACCGTGCCGGAACTGGACCGGGATTCATTGCAAAACGGGTTCAGTTATCGGAATCAACATTTCCGGTTTCAGAAGAACACATAAAGCTAGTCTTCACCCAAGTTTCTCAGTTGATGCACTTGCCAATTTTACCCGTTTAGCTTCCTTCAATGCTTCAGGTTTTGTGCTTAATGGTTCTATTCCTGAGTGGTTTGGTGACAAAAGCAATAACAACTACCTTGGTGCACTCCAGGTGCTTGATTTAAGTTCTTGCTCAATAACTGGCTCTATTCCTGAGTCAATTGGTGGTTTGATTTTGTTGAAGTCTGTGTTACTTTCTGGGAATAGCTTAACTGGTAGAATGCCTTCAGGTTTGGGAATGTTGTCTAATTTATCTGTGCTTGATCTCTCAGGAAATGAACTTTCTGGGTCTATTCCTGATTCATTGTTTTCACTTGGTAACCTCACAAGTCTTAATCTTTCTTCCAATTACTTATCTGGGAATGTTCCGAATCAACTTAGTAACCTTTCAGGGCTTGAAACTTTGGACCTTTCCAACAATGCACTAACTGGTAATGTGCCTAGTGTCTTGTTTTCTCGCCTTTCGAAACTTCGAGTTCTCAATTTGAGTGGTAACTTTATTGATGGTGATCTTCCTGATACTTTGTGGTCATTACCGAGCTTGCGTTTCGTTGATGTGTCCAACAACAACCTTACCGGTCCTCTACCGAAGTTTTTCGGTTCAAATACTAGTTCTACTGATGCCACATTCAATCTCTCAAACAACTTATTCTTTGGAACTCTAAATATTTCGGCTaagaagtttagaatgattgatCTGTCTGGTAATTATTTGGAAGGCGAGGTGCAAGGTGTTAGTCTTAGTAATGTTAGTTTAGCTAGGAATTGCCTGGAGGATGTTCCAAATCAGAGGGATGTTAGTGTTTGTAGAGTGTTTTATGAGAAGAGAAATTTACCCTTTCCATCAAATTCGACAATGGAAAAATCTTCCAGAAAGAAACTGATATTCATACTGGTAGGTGTATTTGGTGGACTTGGCTTTATTTTGCTTCTGGCATTGGTCCTCATACTGTTCTTAAAACTATGTGGCAATCATAAAAGCTTGGAAGTTCAAAGGGGAACCGAAAGTGGAGGGCCTGTTCCAGTAGGGGAGAGTCCTGTGCCGCCTAAAGACCTTGCATTCCACATTGCTGTCGGGGAATCATTTACTTATGAGCAAATTCTCAAGTTGACTGGTAATTTTGCTGAAGAAAATGTCATCAAGCATGGTCATTCTGGAGACCTCTTCTGGGGAGTAATGGAAAATGGAGCTACTGTTGTCATCAAAAAGGTAGATTTGAGTTTGTTCAAGAGAGAATCATATGTTGTGGAGTTGGAATTATTAAGCAAGGTTTCACATGCAAGATTGATCCCAATCTTGGGACATTGCTTGGAGAATGACAATGAGAAATGTATAGTTTACAAGTATATGCCAAATGGAGATTTGGCAAGTTCTTTGCAGAGAGTCACCGATGCAGATGGTAAATCGAAGTCCCTTGATTGGATCACGAGATTGAAAATCGCTACAGGAGCTGCCGAAGGCCTTGCTTATCTACATGATTGCAGCCCTCCCCTCGCTCACAG AGATGTTCAAGCTAGCAGCATACTTCTTGATGATAAATTTGAGGTGCGACTTGGAAGTTTGAGTGAGGTTACCACCCAAGGAGATGTCCATCCTGGTGTCATGAACAGGCTGTTCAGCAAGCCATC ATCTTCTAATCAACCAAATTTTG GCACATCATCAGTAACTTGGGCAGGTGATGTATATGGTTTTGGTAAGATTTTGCTCGAGCTT ttttacaAGGACCCAAAGGGTGGGTTGGAAGTTTAG